The following proteins are encoded in a genomic region of Debaryomyces hansenii CBS767 chromosome G complete sequence:
- a CDS encoding DEHA2G00924p (similar to uniprot|Q07648 Saccharomyces cerevisiae YDL219W DTD1 D-Tyr-tRNA(Tyr) deacylase functions in protein translation may affect nonsense suppression via alteration of the protein synthesis machinery), translating to MRVVIQKVKQASVVVDDKIISSINKGLMILVGISTKDTLEDVTRLTKKLLGLRIFEDISNPPSTDSVQKWNGKPWAKSLLDDPSLSVLSVSQFTLYGTIKKGTKPDFHKAAKGMDARSLYDELLNQLRIGLGSEERVKDGEFGAMMDVSLTNDGPVTIIWDTQDSTL from the exons atgaGAGTTGTTATTCAAAAGGTTAAGCAAGCGTCTGTGGTCGTCGATGATAAGATCATCTCATC aattaataaaggTCTAATGATTCTTGTCGGGATTTCAACCAAAGATACATTGGAAGATGTAACTAGGTTAACAAAGAAGTTGTTAGGCCTTcgaatttttgaagatatttctAATCCACCACTGACTGATTCCGTACAAAAGTGGAATGGGAAACCTTGGGCGAAAAGTCTACTTGATGATCCATCATTGTCCGTTTTATCAGTATCCCAATTTACACTCTACGGTACCATTAAAAAAGGAACGAAACCGGATTTCCATAAAGCAGCTAAAGGTATGGATGCCAGAAGCTTATATGATGAGCTTTTAAACCAGTTGAGGATTGGATTAGGTAGCGAAGAAAGAGTAAAAGATGGGGAATTTGGAGCTATGATGGATGTTTCCTTAACAAACGATGGACCAGTTACGATTATTTGGGACACGCAGGATTCAACCTTATAA
- a CDS encoding DEHA2G00946p (highly similar to CA2778|CaMTR Candida albicans CaMTR neutral amino acid permease-like), with protein MGSISNSDGRYYSNSSDSQGVYGGPFDKEFDKMSASQQDLAKEKMSEKDIELANDEFIEAQILEESQHQINYRNCSWQKTAGLLFSEYICLAIMSFPWSYSVLGLVPGLILTAFVSLTVLYTGLIITDYVAAYPHVTNVCDIGQHLFFGSKTVWYITALMFLLNNTLIQALHVLTGAKYFNTVSDNTTICSIVFAVVSMIICFLISLPRTFSSLSSVAYFSAITMFIAVILSMIFAGIQDHPSGYDELHEPVVWRLFPAKGTTYVSAMSAFLNIVYTFVGQITYPSFISQMKRPKDFKKALYIVTLCELITFALCGAIVYVYVGDAYMVAPAFGGLSGNYKKIAFSFALPTILFLGALYGNVSSQFLFLKIFNKDSAHRNNHTVVGWSTWIGLNFVLWVIAFIIAEVIPFFSDLLSLMCSLFDCWFGFVFWGVAFFKLKRLHYSKLGESKLSVVKIFQRATIVGKIEVIINIFLIGVGIYILGPGLYATVQSIILSYQADAYGSVFSCVSNAI; from the coding sequence ATGGGATCCATTTCTAATTCAGATGGTCGTTATTACCTGAATTCTAGCGACTCGCAAGGGGTGTACGGAGGCCCTTTTGATAAAGAGTTTGACAAGATGAGTGCATCGCAGCAAGATCTCGCTAAGGAGAAGATGTCGGAGAAAGACATAGAGTTGGCCAACGATGAGTTCATTGAGGCACAAATCTTGGAAGAGTCTCAGCATCAAATCAACTACAGGAATTGCTCGTGGCAAAAGACTGCTGGGTTGTTATTCTCAGAGTATATTTGTTTGGCTATCATGTCGTTTCCATGGTCGTATTCGGTGTTAGGATTAGTACCGGGATTAATCTTAACGGCATTTGTATCGCTTACCGTTTTATACACCGGTTTGATCATCACCGATTATGTTGCAGCATACCCGCATGTCACCAATGTTTGTGATATAGGGCAACATCTTTTTTTTGGTTCTAAGACAGTGTGGTATATCACTGCATTGATGTTTTTGCTTAATAATACTTTAATTCAAGCGTTGCACGTCTTGACGGGTGCAAAGTACTTTAATACTGTTAGTGACAATACAACAATCTGTTCGATTGTCTTCGCAGTTGTTTCTATGATAATATGTTTTTTGATCTCATTACCAAGAACGTTTTCGTCATTATCAAGTGTTGCATATTTTAGTGCGATTACTATGTTTATTGCCGTTATTCTTTCGATGATTTTTGCTGGTATTCAGGACCATCCTAGCGGTTACGATGAATTACATGAACCTGTCGTTTGGAGACTTTTCCCAGCTAAAGGCACCACTTATGTTCTGGCTATGTCTGCGTTTTTGAACATTGTGTATACGTTTGTTGGACAAATCACGTACCCATCTTTTATCAGTCAAATGAAAAGACCAAAGGATTTCAAAAAAGCATTGTACATTGTTACATTGTGCGAACTTATAACATTTGCTCTTTGTGGGGCTATCGTTTATGTCTACGTGGGTGATGCTTACATGGTTGCACCAGCTTTTGGAGGATTGTCTGGTAActataaaaaaattgccTTTTCATTCGCTTTACCCACTATTCTCTTTTTGGGTGCCTTGTACGGTAACGTTTCGTCGCAATTTTTGTTCCTCaagattttcaataaagattCTGCTCACAGAAATAACCATACTGTTGTCGGATGGAGTACGTGGATAGGTTTGAATTTCGTGCTTTGGGTCATTGCCTTCATTATTGCTGAAGTTATTCCTTTTTTCTCCGATTTGCTTTCCTTGATGTGCTCGCTTTTTGATTGTTGGTTCGGATTCGTTTTCTGGGGTGTTGCATTCTTTAAGTTGAAGCGTTTACATTATTCTAAGCTAGGTGAATCTAAGTTGTCAGTGGtcaaaatctttcaaagaGCAACCATCGTTGGAAAGATAGAagtaattataaatatattcctCATTGGTGTTggtatttatattctagGACCTGGACTATACGCTACAGTTCAGAGTATCATTCTTTCCTATCAAGCTGATGCCTACGGATCAGTGTTTTCATGTGTAAGTAATGCCATctaa
- a CDS encoding DEHA2G00968p (no similarity) has translation MIHPYLRLSRWNLSMGSNSKDVKKVFVEDVVSVNHVGRIRFNKS, from the coding sequence ATGATCCACCCATACTTAAGATTGTCGAGATGGAATCTATCTATGGGATCAAACTCAAAAGATGTGAAAAAGGTGTTCGTTGAAGATGTGGTACTGGTGAACCACGTCGGACGTATACGGTTTAATAAACTGTAG
- a CDS encoding DEHA2G00990p (similar to CA2408|IPF3833 Candida albicans IPF3833 unknown function), with product MYSNTILLQIARNIRQDLINVWNPILIIVHPEMFNPPFISAINTADNEVLDSNIWLVVKLICCGLDIVYSMVRMVIASMLSGMIMVSYLVLTIFLYVTLRRRWRLLLEFIKNDMLII from the coding sequence ATGTATTCAAATACGATCTTATTACAGATTGCAAGGAATATACGACAGGATTTAATTAATGTTTGGAATccaatattgattataGTTCACCCTGAAATGTTTAATCCTCCGTTCATAAGTGCAATCAACACGGCAGATAATGAAGTACTTGATAGTAATATATGGTTGGTAGTAAAGCTTATATGCTGTGGGTTAGATATAGTGTACAGTATGGTTCGGATGGTGATTGCTAGTATGCTAAGCGGAATGATAATGGTTAGCTACTTAGTTCTAACGATATTCCTATACGTCACTTTAAGAAGGCGTTGGAGACTCTTGCTTGAATTTATAAAGAATGATATGCTAATTATCTAA
- a CDS encoding DEHA2G01012p (similar to CA2780|IPF3831 Candida albicans IPF3831 unknown function) translates to MNKRSYQSDNTDKRRRVDISLLNLPTDILVICFQQLSSTDITNLSCVSKQYREELIHFVFNKIKCTWYDLIKLDPLSVINGLNRFISQVRIVDSYSYGEWQIDIFPVLHTYFPNLSRLLVNSSSSSNWLKYRKSNAITGLTLYYEAGHHESEIATNLLSSANNPKRISHKLVSTNAKLFNLFHLDNMPNLTTLTLNNYHFNWENDASSHLTHLSKLSLIDCTWEYPFDLSQFNINNSLTQLLIQYTNNNSFILSERFTKFLENPTNFQRTAIQELSILFTKFDTSWLKPLSTKQLARFIGDNFPNLIYLRLSGWLLNLKNFNSYMSLLEDNNLKVLDLCITDSSSSTDRDNLIHNILQQSRTHFPWMKLALRTSLYHSSPH, encoded by the coding sequence ATGAATAAAAGATCATATCAGTCCGATAATACTGACAAACGGCGCCGAGTCGATATTTCACTACTAAATTTGCCTACCGATATTCTAGTTATTTGCTTTCAACAATTATCATCAACTGATATAACAAATCTCTCGTGTGTGAGTAAGCAATATCGAGAGGagttaattcattttgttttcaataaaattaaatgtACTTGGTACGATTTGATAAAACTAGATCCACTTTCTGTCATTAACGGACTCAATCGATTTATATCGCAAGTACGCATCGTGGATAGTTATTCCTACGGTGAATGgcaaattgatattttccCCGTTTTGCATACTTATTTCCCCAATTTATCTCGTCTCCTCGtcaattcatcaagttCTTCGAATTGGTTAAAATATCGGAAAAGCAATGCTATTACCGGACTAACATTATATTATGAGGCAGGCCACCACGAATCAGAAATCGCTACTAATCTTCTCTCTAGTGCCAATAATCCTAAGCGAATCAGTCATAAATTAGTGTCTACCAACGCAAAGctttttaatttattccATCTAGATAATATGCCTAACTTGACAACTTTGACTCTCAATAATTACCATTTCAATTGGGAGAATGATGCAAGCTCACATCTAACTCATTTAAGTAAACTATCCCTTATTGATTGTACGTGGGAATACCCGTTTGATTTAAGTCAgtttaatataaataattccTTGACTCAGTTGCTCATCCAGtatacaaataataactcATTCATATTACTGGAACGATTCACTAAATTCCTAGAAAATCCAACAAATTTTCAGCGGACTGCTATACAAGAATTATCGATTTTGTTCACCAAGTTTGATACTTCGTGGCTTAAACCTTTATCAACCAAGCAATTAGCTAGGTTCATTGGAGATAATTTCCCTAATTTGATATACCTAAGACTCTCCGGATGGctcttgaatttgaaaaactttAATTCTTACATGAGTTTACTCGaggataataatttgaaagtaCTAGACCTTTGTATTACTGATTCCTCATCGTCGACCGATCGTGACAATTTAATTCACAACATTCTTCAGCAATCAAGAACGCATTTTCCTTGGATGAAGTTAGCTTTACGAACTTCACTCTATCACAGTTCACCCCACTGA
- a CDS encoding DEHA2G01034p (similar to CA2781|IPF3821 Candida albicans IPF3821 of unknown function) — MVKLFEALYFALGVLPFLVSANTETYLLQVPHYFNIPSHPNVINPHDLHHRSVHNLNKTHSVLLDFPIKNTPPSSNISNTISLVYNPLVHPAKKLLVRLNNYHDETFKSDDLLYVKLCWPATTPINFRFDHSFHRLSDFLFEHTEDTFDIYLEVEISSDIHTYSTKYNDSIEEIQFQLYITKMPSKWIPIPLELYSYIVYVVDLCILLVSIVPWIFGILFT; from the coding sequence ATggtaaaattatttgaagcaTTGTATTTTGCATTAGGTGTATTGCCATTCTTGGTTAGTGCAAACACTGAAACGTACTTGCTACAAGTCCCCCattattttaatatccCGTCCCATCCCAATGTAATAAATCCTCACGACTTGCACCATCGATCTGTCCATAACTTGAACAAGACCCATTCTGTCTTGTTAGATTTTCCCATCAAAAATACTCCACCATCGTCCAATATCTCCAATACCATATCATTGGTCTATAATCCATTAGTGCATCCAGCAAAAAAGCTCTTGGTTAGGTTAAATAACTACCATGACGAAACCTTTAAATCAGACGATTTGCTTTACGTAAAGTTATGCTGGCCTGCCACAACCCCCATTAACTTCCGCTTTGATCATAGCTTCCATAGATTGTCtgattttctttttgaaCATACTGAAGACACCTTCGATATATACcttgaagttgaaatttCGAGCGACATACATACCTACAGTACTAAGTACAATGATTccattgaagaaattcaattccaaCTTTATATTACAAAAATGCCTAGTAAATGGATTCCCATACCATTGGAGTTGTATTCTTACATAGTCTACGTGGTCGATCTTTGTATCTTACTAGTAAGCATAGTTCCATGGATCTTCGGTATACTATTTACGTAG
- a CDS encoding DEHA2G01056p (similar to uniprot|Q9P305 Saccharomyces cerevisiae YHR132wa Hypothetical ORF): protein MSMHEDDPLGPPKNTQGLDLSKLSPQELRIYKMYGKLPTTQQILTSKFHDKKYFDSGDYAMQKQMGSSNKGIPGGIPMKHPNAEKVKEIYNRNSISGSNAGILYNGKSSLLNESTPNSAGIEEEEGEVSK from the coding sequence atgtCAATGCATGAAGATGATCCCTTGGGACCACCTAAGAATACACAAGGTTTGGATTTGTCTAAATTATCCCCACAAGAATTAAGAATTTACAAAATGTACGGGAAATTGCCCACGACTCAGCAAATATTGACATCCAAATTTCACGATAAGAAATACTTTGATAGTGGAGACTATGCCATGCAAAAGCAGATGGGGTCTTCGAATAAGGGTATTCCAGGCGGAATACCTATGAAACACCCAAATGCGGAGAAAGTGAAAGAAATCTATAATAGAAACTCGATAAGTGGCAGTAACGCGGGTATTTTGTATAACGGTAAGCTGAGTTTGCTTAATGAATCGACACCTAATAGCGCAGGAATAGAGGAGGAAGAAGGCGAGGTATcaaaatga
- a CDS encoding DEHA2G01078p (weakly similar to CA2783|IPF3808 Candida albicans IPF3808 unknown function), with product MIKDGKISNYQFNKHIDEFNELLLRNLRLIPSYSKSGGSDANLDIINNYKKELNSNTKNSKKTYILTRICLSGSYLPNCLLIDFTLSYDDFYMVPVLYFRAFKDNSKSTSGNIDETRVTPIVSTEELVSNYYSVLGLSSDSNLGPTVTLDSHHLITDSSVWFYVHPCETLHRLREFMEADNCLLPCDSEQLQVVKYLSIWYATYSLGGIFPSISLRPTSQP from the coding sequence ATGATCAAAGATGGTAAAATTAGTAACTATCAGTTCAACAAACATATTGATGAGTTCAATGAACTCTTATTGCGAAATTTGAGGTTAATTCCATCGTACTCGAAATCAGGAGGATCAGATGCAAATCTtgatataatcaataattataaaaaggaattgaattcGAACACTAAGAATCTGAAGAAGACTTACATATTAACAAGGATATGTCTTTCTGGATCTTATTTACCTAATTGTTTGCTTATTGACTTTACGTTATCATACGACGATTTTTATATGGTTCCTGTATTATATTTCCGTGCATTTAAAGATAATAGTAAGTCTACTAGTGGAAACATAGATGAGACTAGAGTCACTCCTATAGTTTCTACAGAAGAGCTTGTTTCGAACTATTATTCAGTTTTAGGGTTAAGTAGTGACCTGAATTTGGGCCCTACCGTAACTTTGGATTCACATCACTTAATAACTGATAGTAGTGTCTGGTTTTACGTGCATCCTTGTGAAACGCTACATAGATTAAGAGAGTTCATGGAAGCTGACAATTGTTTATTACCTTGTGACAGTGAACAACTCCAAGTTGTAAAATACCTAAGCATTTGGTATGCAACTTATAGTCTTGGTGGAATATTTCCATCCATCAGTTTAAGACCCACTTCGCAACCGTAA
- a CDS encoding DEHA2G01100p (highly similar to CA2784|IPF3810 Candida albicans IPF3810 unknown function) codes for MSGGPVPIWKKYTTGSTGIWEKLRKALALVPNRSSGNPIVSLYRKSPPGDRIEDGKNYGNPVTFPAGDIKGNPFYKRDFRRNYPQVHGFNQTKVSGLLQLGSAENPRISVGDKGTKELSVFIDPSQEVSLASTLSSVSPSVLKGELLGKEGEPIVAPSLKKFHWTILQEPQHGMFTDNYPCRMFTEAKPQQ; via the coding sequence atgtCAGGAGGTCCTGTTCCAATCTGGAAGAAATACACAACTGGCTCGACCGGTATCTGggaaaaattaagaaaagCGTTGGCTTTGGTCCCAAACAGATCTTCTGGTAATCCAATCGTTTCACTCTATAGAAAGTCACCTCCAGGTGATCGTATTGAAGATGGAAAGAACTACGGTAACCCTGTAACGTTTCCAGCTGGTGACATCAAGGGAAACCCATTTTATAAGAGGGATTTCAGAAGAAACTATCCTCAAGTACACGGGTTCAACCAAACCAAGGTTTCGGGATTATTGCAATTAGGATCGGCAGAGAACCCAAGAATTTCCGTCGGGGATAAAGGTACTAAAGAATTATCTGTGTTTATTGATCCATCTCAAGAAGTCAGTTTGGCGTCGACTTTAAGCTCAGTTTCTCCGTCTGTTCTTAAGGGTGAATTATTGGGTAAGGAAGGTGAACCAATTGTTGCTCCatctttgaaaaagtttcaCTGGACCATTTTACAAGAGCCTCAACACGGTATGTTTACCGATAATTACCCATGTCGTATGTTCACTGAAGCTAAACCTCAACAATAG
- a CDS encoding DEHA2G01122p (similar to uniprot|P53898 Saccharomyces cerevisiae YNL156C NSG2 Protein of unknown function potential homolog of mammalian Insig 1): MLNSVSNSGTSTPNVMEKTDSVVNLTKPSLYGIYNDNSVLNLNKESEDVDEYIENSKLYINQQTSKGESSVSSGQKSSRKTEVPLLVRWIKTFVKVVILAGAAYLYNETTKHIHNNHIQVSKLTYEPLFITNMFLTNFVHKLKPFSSFGKTNTYSISWIDNFLALSIQGLVMGLIHPMMDCVLPTSMTKRLLSSDPNASGSKDAHLFNDLVRALVTFLGISYAVRKIEWSSSLQVSMIWSLLNPGLWLLLDGTISGFLSSLLIATLACLSVYLQNYDLVLQYANQFLQLGKDDDFIAIWLYVGSFFFCGLIIFGKLGRGLFGH; encoded by the coding sequence ATGTTAAATTCTGTTTCTAATTCAGGAACATCTACCCCGAACGTGATGGAGAAAACAGACTCAGTTGTTAATTTGACAAAACCTTCTTTATACGGGATCTACAATGATAACTCCGTACTCAATTTAAACAAGGAAAGCGAAgatgttgatgaatatatcgaaaattcaaaattatacaTAAATCAGCAAACAAGCAAAGGTGAATCTTCTGTGTCGAGTGGCCAGAAGAGTTCCAGAAAAACGGAAGTGCCCCTTTTAGTTAGGTGGATTAAAACATTTGTTAAAGTAGTGATATTAGCGGGGGCTGCATACTTATACAATGAAACTACCAAGCATATCCACAATAACCACATTCAGGTTAGCAAATTGACATACGAACCGTTGTTCATCACCAATATGTTTTTGACAAACTTTGTTCACAAATTAAAGCCATTCTCGAGTTTTGGAAAGACAAACACATATTCAATTAGCTGGATAGACAATTTCCTCGCATTGTCAATCCAAGGATTAGTTATGGGCCTCATACACCCAATGATGGATTGCGTCCTCCCAACGTCCATGACGAAGAGATTATTGTCTTCTGATCCAAATGCAAGCGGGTCTAAGGACGCCCACCTATTCAATGACTTAGTGAGAGCATTGGTTACATTCTTGGGTATTTCGTATGCTGTTCGTAAGATTGAATGGAGCTCGTCATTGCAAGTGCTGATGATCTGGTCGTTGTTGAACCCTGGATTGTGGTTATTGTTAGATGGTACCATAAGCGGGTTTTTGTCTAGTTTATTGATCGCCACATTAGCGTGCTTATCCGTTTACTTGCAAAATTATGACTTGGTACTCCAATACGCAAATCAATTCCTTCAGTTGGGCAAAGACGACGATTTCATAGCAATTTGGTTATACGTTGGAAGCTTTTTCTTTTGCGGTTTGATCATTTTTGGTAAACTTGGAAGAGGGTTATTTGGACATTAA
- a CDS encoding DEHA2G01144p (weakly similar to uniprot|P38838 Saccharomyces cerevisiae YHR134W WSS1 weak suppressor of smt3), with protein sequence MVLQGRTNKKQTKAVDKPSPTANISKIGSLKRFSDQDYANSLLHQVAKSVAPILHMNNFKVGTLCEMYPKNPNLLGLNVNRGQKILIRLRYHSNDKSFYPLGDIIGTMLHELTHNLYGPHDAKFYKFLDGLKKDFENIQYGTLAKSNYVCEEQTLGGAYNPRGGYISVREKRIAALSAHKFKSESRKLGTSAASNRMNKAKMPSDPAALRKLILEATERRLKDSKWCPTAEVDTKDIEPANDDLDIVIVDEEENGEQEESNLKLHQTSNKKSLLDKNDAEFKEVIDLTNEEYEGKLIGDDEIIVIEGCEKEISQESTSSIMQPTTTTDSPLADTDNIRQAENGVNKNIVTSQMQAPSLLPPLDEDTQRGFTVNNAQETETETEIDEPVQYSSSPSYGRTFIYEGNSDKYPRRKLVADLDFDQILKKGDKIRISNPSPSLNEEVSLENIDVRSVGDKSVQETMHVKKDSFLIGDSEQNYTQIAKSENITEPTNKSNKNTSEQAKMESKRRKSEKKKDSSKDSSKTAKNAKKTAKKAEQRELMKKTVKSIDFEDLFSKQ encoded by the coding sequence ATGGTTCTTCAGGGACGGACTAATAAGAAACAAACCAAGGCTGTTGATAAGCCATCTCCAACTGCAAATATATCGAAAATCGGGTCTTTAAAGAGGTTTTCAGACCAAGATTATGCGAATTCTTTATTACATCAAGTAGCCAAGCTGGTAGCTCCAATATTGCAcatgaataattttaagGTCGGAACACTATGTGAGATGTATCCTAAAAACCCTAATTTGTTGGGACTTAATGTTAATAGGGGACagaagattttgatacGGCTACGTTACCATTCGAATGATAAGCTGTTCTATCCGTTAGGCGATATAATAGGCACCATGTTGCATGAGTTGACACACAATTTATATGGTCCTCATGATGCCAAATTCtataaatttttggatGGACTTAagaaagattttgaaaatattcaatacGGAACCTTGGCCAAATCGAATTATGTATGCGAAGAACAGACACTAGGAGGCGCGTATAACCCTAGAGGAGGGTACATATCCGTGAGAGAGAAGAGAATAGCGGCTCTTAGTGCTCATAAGTTTAAATCGGAGTCCAGAAAGCTAGGTACTTCAGCTGCAAGTAATCGAATGAATAAAGCTAAGATGCCTAGTGACCCTGCAGCACTTCGGAAGTTGATCTTGGAAGCCACAGAAAGACGGCTCAAAGACTCAAAGTGGTGTCCTACGGCAGAAGTTGATACAAAGGATATTGAGCCTgctaatgatgatttagatattgttattgtggacgaagaagaaaatggcGAACAAGAAGAGAGTAACTTGAAATTGCACCAAACATCGAATAAGAAAAGCTTATTGGACAAAAACGATGCCGAATTTAAAGAAGTAATAGATCTAACGAATGAAGAATACGAAGGAAAATTGATCGgggatgatgaaattattgtaaTAGAGGGATGCGAAAAGGAAATTTCGCAAGAAAGTACGTCTTCAATTATGCAACCAACAACCACAACTGATTCTCCACTAGCAGACACAGATAACATACGGCAAGCTGAAAATGGTGtaaataagaatattgtAACCTCCCAAATGCAAGCCCCGAGCCTACTACCACCACTTGACGAGGACACTCAACGTGGGTTTACAGTCAATAATGCACAAGAAACTGAAACTGAAACTGAAATAGATGAACCAGTACAGTATTCGTCCTCCCCATCATATGGAAGAACCTTCATCTACGAGGGAAACAGCGATAAATATCCAAGAAGGAAACTAGTAGCagatttggattttgatcaaatattaaagaaggGTGATAAGATCCGTATTTCAAATCCCCTGCCCTcattaaatgaagaagtatCGCTAGAAAACATTGATGTAAGATCTGTAGGGGATAAACTGGTCCAAGAAACAATGCATGTGAAAAAAGATAGCTTTTTGATAGGTGATTCAGAACAGAATTACACCCAAATAGCAAAGTCGGAGAACATCACAGAACCTACAAACAAGTCTAATAAGAATACATCTGAGCAGGCTAAGATGGAATcgaagagaagaaagagtgaaaaaaaaaaggatTCCTCAAAGGACTCTAGTAAGACCGCCAAGAATGCTAAGAAAACTGCTAAAAAAGCTGAACAACGagaattgatgaagaagaccgttaaatcaattgactttgaagatttatttaGCAAGCAATGA